One Trichoderma asperellum chromosome 5, complete sequence genomic region harbors:
- a CDS encoding uncharacterized protein (EggNog:ENOG41): MALVATFTYHKWQESRSKNPNVITRSFATAASSGDTCDSFAAEWGLTEQTFESVNPGVSCPNLVVGQNYCVVGTVSSAPPSSSSSSQSSTSSSSSALPAKTSSTLVTSTRVSTTSSSTTSDQPQQTRCRLFT; encoded by the exons atggcTCTGGTGGCGACCTTTACTTACCACAAGTGGCAAGAGAGCCGTAGCAAGAACCCGAATGTG ATCACCCGTAGCTTTGCAACCGCCGCCAGTTCTGGAGATACCTGTGACTCCTTCGCTGCCGAATGGGGCTTGACCGAGCAGACTTTTGAGTCTGTTAACCCCGGCGTCTCCTGCCCGAACCTCGTGGTCGGTCAGAACTATTGCGTGGTCGGCACAGTTTCATCTGCGCCGCCCTcgagctcctcctcgtctcaGTCGAGCACgagctcttcgtcttcggctCTGCCGGCCAAGACCTCCTCCACTCTCGTCACCTCCACGCGCGTGTCGACCACGTCGTCATCAACGACTTCAgaccagccgcagcagacGAGATGTCGGCTCTTTACCTGA
- a CDS encoding uncharacterized protein (EggNog:ENOG41) — protein MPVLSNIISGLSTREREKTTQQFQNIIGSVITLASPLSSLALSQILNVSKRIIDNQLDLLHSVLRVPSSPESPIRLLHISFRDFLTDPDKEGRSPFWIDEKQAHARMAINCLNVMGKHLKCCICGIRDLGMPRSEIQPAKIEACLPPEAQYACLYWTYHLRKAEKYINANEKIYNFLICHFLHWIEALSLMGRTHESLGLINELLPIRDPISNLELVYFLNDAIRFIRRNITAIEETPLQLYSSLLVFAPRDSVIKNTFKGHISWIAREPETEMEIWNQHLQTLEGHSDGIKAVVFSHNSSLLASASHDGTVRIWNTNTGECLQELQVDTTAVQSVIFLEGSTRVASVSKNMTICIHEVETGRCIQQLKGYHKIHQAAIAVYNSTLLVSAASNDMVRIWDINAKKCLQVLRSHSKDVFSLAISTDLKLLVSMSNDKTAFIWDIDSKKPMKRFQANGAMAFSRDSKYIVAGCIDNSVGVWPVIHGNILHKFKGHTGQITAVTFSDDSKLVASASVDRTVKIWHVEQGVCIQEMQNYSRWVSSITFSHDSAILALASDDSTVRIWNIEGNQEIEESPGQWGPVMLIVPSPDSTLVASLHSAERAVRMWHVDDGECMDEIVSHDWVDSANFSLDSAFIATRSVDQTAHIWRTDSGECVYEFLSCSAWLESVSFSHDSTLVASASIDGCVVQILNVKEHKQIQTLHGHTGMIRSITFSHDSALMLTASEDKTARIWHIESGLCLQELQGHTCEITFAVFSYDSALATSTSSDKLRIWDVQSGSCLQEFPGHANDPKIAAFSHDSALLAVSYQDNTVRIWQIHTGNCLLEIDLGATTTRLSFSTSLSLLATDVGAINLQYLTQQSSHKDEHYSAICGYGISKDRSWITWNGKNTLWLPPEYRPSCSTVLGSTVMFGTYSGSVISFRFPDDPES, from the exons ATGCCTGTGCTAAGCAATATAATTTCTGGATTATCTACCCGTGAGCGAGAGAAAACAACCCAACAATTTCAAAATATCATCGGCTCGGTCATTACTCTCGCAAGCCCCCTGTCATCACTAGCTCTCAGTCAGATCCTCAATGTTTCGAAACGCATCATTGATAACCAGTTAGATCTACTTCACTCAGTCTTGCGTGTTCCCTCATCACCTGAATCTCCTATAAGGCTATTGCATATCTCTTTTAGAGATTTCTTAACAGATCCTGACAAGGAAGGAAGGAGCCCTTTCTGGATAGATGAGAAACAAGCACACGCGAGAATGGCAATTAATTGCCTGAATGTAATGGGAAAACATCTTAAATGCTGTATTTGCGGCATTAGAGATCTTGGCATGCCTCGATCTGAAATTCAGCCAGCAAAAATTGAGGCTTGCCTTCCCCCAGAAGCTCAATATGCTTGCTTATACTGGACATACCATTTACGAAAAGCggagaaatatataaatgccaaTGAGAAAATTTACAACTTCCTTATATGTCATTTCCTCCATTGGATAGAAGCACTGAGCCTCATGGGAAGAACTCATGAAAGTCTTGGCCTGATTAATGAGCTATTGCCTATTCGAGAT CCAATCTCCAATCTAGAGCTGGTATACTTTCTAAATGACGCTATTCGCTTCATACGTCGAAATATTACTGCCATTGAGGAAACTCCTTTACAACTATACTCTTCCCTACTGGTTTTCGCACCACGAGACAGTGTAATAAAAAACACCTTTAAAGGCCACATAAGTTGGATAGCCCGTGAGCCAGAAACAGAAATGGAAATTTGGAACCAGCATCTACAAACCCTTGAGGGCCATAGCGATGGAATTAAAGCCGTTGTTTTTTCGCATAACTCATCCTTGCTAGCATCAGCCTCTCATGATGGGACCGTGCGTATTTGGAATACCAATACAGGAGAGTGTCTCCAAGAGCTTCAAGTTGACACCACCGCAGTTCAGTCAGTCATCTTCCTAGAAGGATCTACGCGCGTGGCATCAGTATCCAAGAATATGACAATCTGTATCCACGAAGTGGAGACAGGCAGGTGCATACAACAACTAAAAGGATATCATAAAATCCATCAAGCGGCAATTGCGGTATACAACTCTACATTGCTAGTGTCAGCTGCAAGTAATGATATGGTGCGAATCTGGGATATCAATGCTAAAAAATGTCTGCAAGTGCTACGCAGCCATAGTAAGGATGTGTTTTCACTAGCTATTTCAACTGACTTGAAACTTTTGGTTTCGATGTCAAACGACAAAACAGCATTTATTTGGGACATCGATTCAAAAAAGCCCATGAAGCGATTTCAAGCCAATGGTGCGATGGCCTTTTCTCGCGATTCAAAGTACATCGTTGCTGGGTGTATCGATAACTCGGTAGGAGTCTGGCCTGTTATCCATGGAAACATACTGCACAAATTTAAGGGTCATACTGGCCAAATCACAGCGGTTACCTTTTCAGACGACTCAAAATTGGTAGCATCAGCTTCTGTTGATCGAACAGTAAAGATATGGCATGTTGAGCAGGGTGTATGTATCCAAGAGATGCAGAACTATAGCAGATGGGTTTCCTCAATCACCTTTTCGCATGACTCGGCGATTCTAGCACTAGCATCGGATGACAGCACTGTAAGGATCTGGAATATTGAAGGAAATCAAGAGATTGAAGAGTCTCCTGGTCAATGGGGCCCGGTTATGTTGATTGTTCCATCGCCTGATTCGACGCTGGTCGCATCGCTACATTCTGCTGAACGAGCGGTGCGGATGTGGCATGTCGACGATGGAGAATGCATGGATGAAATCGTCAGTCATGACTGGGTGGATTCAGCTAACTTTTCGCTCGATTCAGCATTTATAGCAACACGTTCAGTAGACCAGACGGCACATATCTGGCGTACCGATTCTGGTGAATGCGTATACGAGTTCCTGAGTTGTAGTGCATGGTTAGAATCAGTATCTTTTTCGCACGACTCAACTTTAGTGGCATCAGCTTCTATTGACGGGTGCGTGGTGCAGATATTGAATGTCAAGGAGCATAAGCAGATACAAACTCTTCACGGCCATACGGGGATGATTCGCTCAATAACCTTTTCCCATGACTCAGCTCTGATGCTTACTGCCTCGGAGGATAAGACAGCACGAATCTGGCATATCGAATCCGGGTTATGTTTACAGGAGCTTCAAGGTCATACCTGTGAGATTACATTCGCTGTCTTCTCTTACGATTCAGCCCTTGCTACATCTACCTCGTCTGATAAACTGCGAATCTGGGATGTTCAATCGGGCTCATGCCTTCAAGAATTTCCTGGTCACGCCAATGATCCTAAAATAGCTGCATTTTCGCATGATTCAGCCCTTTTAGCAGTATCCTATCAGGATAATACGGTACGGATATGGCAAATCCATACAGGTAACTGCCTGTTAGAGATCGATCTCGGAGCAACGACAACTCGCTTGAGTTTTTCTACTTCTCTTTCACTTTTGGCTACCGATGTTGGTGCTATCAATCTACAGTATCTGACTCAACAATCCTCTCACAAAGATGAACATTATTCAGCGATTTGTGGATATGGTATTAGCAAAGATCGTTCTTGGATTACATGGAACGGCAAGAACACCTTGTGGCTACCTCCAGAGTATCGGCCATCATGCTCTACTGTGCTTGGGTCTACAGTGATGTTCGGTACTTACTCTGGCAGTGTTATATCATTTAGATTTCCAGATGACCCAGAGTCCTAG
- a CDS encoding uncharacterized protein (EggNog:ENOG41) has product MSSVIGLKNWDELPGIKVHEYLHEYAQKFRLLERCKFSCRVTNVRRATPEGGWTLDTQTTGNDGKQISESFTCEKLIVATGLFSNPKYPDVMTSEFKGPVMHTKDIGQQYNALLDTSVESIAIYGGGKSAIDALNLCIEAGKKVHWIISDKGSGPNVLFNTRLKWGFHVGQFVGRWKDIFSASIFSIDTFFGRFFYSGENRLGTWFIDKFWSFAAKKMRTGELYAGMTDTNRQKLLPEGDSALFTAVGGAALHSCPKFIQELSKPDGLITVHRARITSAQDQTLCLSNGETVNCQALVYGTGWSNEDMLFEPSLGLSLGLPKLAELEDQTSKDYWQELHTKADVDVLSLLPILKDSPGLQSTAALTPYRLHRYMLPSSLAAQNDRSLIFLGYLISFQTHILSEVSALWAVCWLDSLVDLNIPGSKEAIDYEISKVNAWSLRKNLTLEPNPGSGIQHFIDLLMKDMGLKAKRKGGLGVRDTFSPYRSQDYLGIVDEILQKPKAAI; this is encoded by the exons ATGTCCAGTGTCATTGGGCTCAAAAATTGGGATGAGCTGCCTGGCATAAAAGTCCATGAATACCTACACGAATATGCCCAGAAGTTTCGTCTCCTCGAACGATGCAAATTTTCCTGCCGAGTCACGAATGTTCGCCGGGCGACACCAGAGGGAGGATGGACTTTGGATACACAAACCACCGGCAATGACGGCAAACAGATATCTGAGTCTTTCACATGCGAAAAACTAATTGTAGCAACGGGGCTGTTTTCGAATCCTAAATATCCAGACGTGATGACGTCTGAGTTCAAAGGGCCAGTTATGCATACCAAAGACATTGGACAGCAGTATAACGCTCTCCTTGACACAAGTGTCGAAAGCATTGCTATATATGGTGGAGGTAAATCAGCTATTGATGCCTTAAACCTTTGTATCGAAGCAGGTAAGAAAGTTCACTGGATCATCAGCGACAAAGGCAGCGGCCCCAACGTGTTATTCAATACTCGGCTAAAGTGGGGGTTTCACGTTGGCCAGTTTGTTGGAAGGTGGAAAGATATCTTTTCCGCTAGTATTTTCAGCATTGATACGTTCTTTGGGCGGTTTTTCTATAGTGGAGAGAACAGGCTAGGGACGTGGTTCATTGACAAATTCTGGTCCTTTGCGGCTAAGAAGATGCGAACGGGTGAGCTGTACGCCGGCATGACGGACACAAATAGACAAAAATTGTTGCCCGAAGGCGACAG CGCTTTATTCACGGCTGTTGGCGGTGCTGCTCTCCATAGCTGTCCCAAATTCATCCAAGAACTAAGCAAGCCAGATGGTCTTATCACCGTTCACCGAGCCCGTATAACTTCTGCGCAAGATCAAACACTGTGTCTTTCTAATGGGGAGACTGTCAACTGCCAAGCTTTGGTGTATGGCACAGGTTGGTCAAATGAGGACATGCTCTTTGAGCCTTCCCTCGGGCTTTCTCTAGGCTTGCCTAAGCTCGCAGAACTGGAAGATCAAACATCGAAAGACTATTGGCAAGAGCTTCATACGAAAGCAGATGTAGATGTTCTATCACTTCTTCCAATCCTGAAGGACTCGCCGGGACTTCAGAGCACAGCTGCTCTGACACCATACCGTTTACATCGATACATGCTGCCTTCGTCTTTAGCCGCACAGAATGACCGATCTCTCATATTTCTAGGATATTTGATCAGCTTTCAGACGCATATCCTCAGTGAAGTTTCTGCTCTATGGGCAGTCTGCTGGCTTGATAGCCTTGTCGATCTAAATATCCCAGGCAGCAAGGAAGCCATTGATTATGAGATTTCAAAAGTGAATGCGTGGTCTCTTCGGAAGAATTTGACCTTGGAACCAAACCCCGGTAGTGGGATTCAGCACTTTATTGATTTGCTGATGAAGGATATGGGACtaaaggcaaagagaaagggagGGCTTGGAGTTCGTGACACGTTTTCACCTTACCGATCCCAGGATTACCTGGGAATTGTGGATGAGATTctgcaaaagccaaaagcagcAATCTGA
- a CDS encoding uncharacterized protein (EggNog:ENOG41), producing the protein MSDPKNYTVGWICAITVEYVAAQLFLDEEHEGPQHLPQNDYNNYKLGKMGSHNVVIAVLPDGEYGTSSAARVAADMHHSFPNVRIGLIVGIGGGAPNKENKIHLGDVVVSSPRNGLGGILSYDSGKAIQDQAFQMSKFLNQPPTYLRTAVQGLRTQYEIRGNQLETAINSVLNKNPKLRKYRRPDPSTDRLYRSDVLHPIGNTSKCADVCENDPLNLVSRLIRTEDEDNPMVHYGIIASANTLIKDAMVRDELAKEKGVLCFEMESAGLINHFPCLVIRGICDYADTHKNDDWHGYAAMTAAAYAKDLLRQIPPNKVEAERRIDSQLDKIDEKLDAMNQRAILDKLPVAREAAFNSIPEAQESTCLAGTRVDILHRISEWANDFNTKPIFWLSGMAGTGKSTISRTIAQSFAGHLGASFFFKRGDADRGTASKIFTTIAADLLIREPALAPYIKQAIDNDPAVPWKGLQEQFDQLISQPLLKFVADGGKFDSVIIIIDALDECERESQIKSIIGLLSHLKIREGLCLRTFVTSRPELPVRLGFHAIEHKNLILHEIPQIIIKQDISLFLEYKIAEIREKFNASVSKDRQLPLGWPGESSFQSLVNMAVPLFIFAATVSRFIADRRGGDPDEKLKDILLYESRSQESRLDATYMPVLSNIISGLSTREREKTTQQFQNIIGSVITLASPLSSLALSQILNVSKRIIDNQLDLLHSVLRVPSSPESPIRLLHISFRDFLTDPDKEGRSPFWIDEKQAHARMAINCLNVMGKHLKCCICGIRDLGMPRSEIQPAKIEACLPPEAQYACLYWTYHLRKAEKYINANEKIYNFLICHFLHWIEALSLMGRTHESLGLINELLPIRDPISNLELVYFLNDAIRFIRRNITAIEETPLQLYSSLLVFAPRDSVIKNTFKGHISWIAREPETEMEIWNQHLQTLEGHSDGIKAVVFSHNSSLLASASHDGTVRIWNTNTGECLQELQVDTTAVQSVIFLEGSTRVASVSKNMTICIHEVETGRCIQQLKGYHKIHQAAIAVYNSTLLVSAASNDMVRIWDINAKKCLQVLRSHSKDVFSLAISTDLKLLVSMSNDKTAFIWDIDSKKPMKRFQANGAMAFSRDSKYIVAGCIDNSVGVWPVIHGNILHKFKGHTGQITAVTFSDDSKLVASASVDRTVKIWHVEQGVCIQEMQNYSRWVSSITFSHDSAILALASDDSTVRIWNIEGNQEIEESPGQWGPVMLIVPSPDSTLVASLHSAERAVRMWHVDDGECMDEIVSHDWVDSANFSLDSAFIATRSVDQTAHIWRTDSGECVYEFLSCSAWLESVSFSHDSTLVASASIDGCVVQILNVKEHKQIQTLHGHTGMIRSITFSHDSALMLTASEDKTARIWHIESGLCLQELQGHTCEITFAVFSYDSALATSTSSDKLRIWDVQSGSCLQEFPGHANDPKIAAFSHDSALLAVSYQDNTVRIWQIHTGNCLLEIDLGATTTRLSFSTSLSLLATDVGAINLQYLTQQSSHKDEHYSAICGYGISKDRSWITWNGKNTLWLPPEYRPSCSTVLGSTVMFGTYSGSVISFRFPDDPES; encoded by the exons ATGTCAGACCCCAAAAACTACACGGTGGGCTGGATATGCGCCATAACGGTCGAATATGTTGCTGCTCAGCTATTCCTTGACGAAGAACATGAAGGACCGCAACATCTTCCTCAAAATGATTacaataattataaattggGTAAAATGGGAAGCCACAATGTCGTCATTGCTGTGTTACCTGATGGGGAATATGGGACCTCTTCTGCAGCGCGCGTGGCTGCGGATATGCACCATAGCTTCCCAAATGTTAGAATTGGGCTAATAGTTGGTATTGGCGGTGGAGCTCCCaacaaagagaataaaatTCATTTGGGAGACGTTGTGGTTAGCTCTCCTCGCAATGGCTTGGGCGGCATACTCTCTTATGACTCGGGCAAGGCGATACAAGACCAAGCATTTCAGATGTCAAAGTTCTTAAATCAGCCACCCACCTACCTTCGAACAGCAGTACAGGGCCTAAGGACACAGTATGAGATAAGGGGGAATCAGCTTGAGACAGCCATCAATTCTGTTCTGAACAAAAATCCGAAGTTACGAAAATACCGGCGACCTGACCCAAGCACCGATAGGTTATACCGAAGTGACGTTCTTCATCCCATAGGCAACACATCAAAATGCGCCGATGTATGTGAGAATGATCCACTAAATCTAGTATCTCGACTTATACGAACCGAAGATGAGGATAATCCAATGGTTCACTATGGTATAATTGCTTCTGCAAACACACTCATCAAGGACGCTATGGTACGAGATGAGCTtgccaaagaaaagggcgTTTTGTGTTTTGAGATGGAGTCGGCTGGATTGATAAACCATTTCCCTTGCCTGGTTATTCGTGGCATATGTGACTACGCGGACACTCATAAGAATGATGATTGGCATGGATATGCGGCCATGACAGCTGCGGCATATGCAAAAGATCTTCTCCGCCAGATCCCCCCGAACAAAGTTGAAGCTGAGCGTAGAATTGACAGTCAACTTGACAAGA TTGACGAAAAGTTGGATGCCATGAATCAACGCGCCATACTCGATAAATTGCCTGTCGCCAGAGAAGCAGCCTTCAACTCAATCCCTGAGGCACAGGAATCAACCTGCCTTGCCGGCACCAGAGTCGATATTCTCCATCGGATATCTGAATGGGCCAACGATTTCAACACCAAACCTATCTTTTGGCTCAGCGGCATGGCTGGGACCGGAAAATCCACAATTTCTCGCACCATCGCTCAGTCCTTTGCTGGTCATCTTGgtgccagcttcttctttaaaaGGGGAGATGCGGACCGAGGGACTGCATCTAAGATTTTTACGACAATCGCTGCCGACCTACTCATACGAGAACCTGCTCTCGCTCCGTACATTAAGCAAGCTATCGACAATGATCCTGCTGTTCCATGGAAAGGGCTGCAAGAGCAGTTTGATCAGCTCATATCGCAACCTTTGCTAAAATTTGTCGCAGACGGAGGGAAATTTGATTCCGTAATCATTATCATAGACGCCCTTGATGAATGCGAGCGGGAATCTCagataaaatctattattggtcttctttctcatctTAAAATTCGAGAAGGTCTATGTTTACGAACCTTTGTTACCAGCCGACCTGAGTTACCAGTCCGTCTTGGCTTTCATGCTATTGAACATAAAAATCTAATCCTTCATGAAATACCTCAAATCATTATCAAACAAGATATATCGCTTTTTCTAGAGTACAAGATAGCGGAAATCCGCGAGAAGTTCAATGCTTCCGTCTCAAAAGACCGGCAACTGCCCTTAGGCTGGCCTGGTGAGTCTAGCTTTCAGTCTCTGGTAAACATGGCTGTTCCCCTGTTTATCTTTGCTGCAACTGTTAGTCGCTTCATTGCCGATCGTAGGGGCGGAGACCCTGATGAGAAATTAAAAGATATCCTGCTGTATGAGTCAAGGAGCCAGGAGTCGAGATTAGACGCAACATACATGCCTGTGCTAAGCAATATAATTTCTGGATTATCTACCCGTGAGCGAGAGAAAACAACCCAACAATTTCAAAATATCATCGGCTCGGTCATTACTCTCGCAAGCCCCCTGTCATCACTAGCTCTCAGTCAGATCCTCAATGTTTCGAAACGCATCATTGATAACCAGTTAGATCTACTTCACTCAGTCTTGCGTGTTCCCTCATCACCTGAATCTCCTATAAGGCTATTGCATATCTCTTTTAGAGATTTCTTAACAGATCCTGACAAGGAAGGAAGGAGCCCTTTCTGGATAGATGAGAAACAAGCACACGCGAGAATGGCAATTAATTGCCTGAATGTAATGGGAAAACATCTTAAATGCTGTATTTGCGGCATTAGAGATCTTGGCATGCCTCGATCTGAAATTCAGCCAGCAAAAATTGAGGCTTGCCTTCCCCCAGAAGCTCAATATGCTTGCTTATACTGGACATACCATTTACGAAAAGCggagaaatatataaatgccaaTGAGAAAATTTACAACTTCCTTATATGTCATTTCCTCCATTGGATAGAAGCACTGAGCCTCATGGGAAGAACTCATGAAAGTCTTGGCCTGATTAATGAGCTATTGCCTATTCGAGAT CCAATCTCCAATCTAGAGCTGGTATACTTTCTAAATGACGCTATTCGCTTCATACGTCGAAATATTACTGCCATTGAGGAAACTCCTTTACAACTATACTCTTCCCTACTGGTTTTCGCACCACGAGACAGTGTAATAAAAAACACCTTTAAAGGCCACATAAGTTGGATAGCCCGTGAGCCAGAAACAGAAATGGAAATTTGGAACCAGCATCTACAAACCCTTGAGGGCCATAGCGATGGAATTAAAGCCGTTGTTTTTTCGCATAACTCATCCTTGCTAGCATCAGCCTCTCATGATGGGACCGTGCGTATTTGGAATACCAATACAGGAGAGTGTCTCCAAGAGCTTCAAGTTGACACCACCGCAGTTCAGTCAGTCATCTTCCTAGAAGGATCTACGCGCGTGGCATCAGTATCCAAGAATATGACAATCTGTATCCACGAAGTGGAGACAGGCAGGTGCATACAACAACTAAAAGGATATCATAAAATCCATCAAGCGGCAATTGCGGTATACAACTCTACATTGCTAGTGTCAGCTGCAAGTAATGATATGGTGCGAATCTGGGATATCAATGCTAAAAAATGTCTGCAAGTGCTACGCAGCCATAGTAAGGATGTGTTTTCACTAGCTATTTCAACTGACTTGAAACTTTTGGTTTCGATGTCAAACGACAAAACAGCATTTATTTGGGACATCGATTCAAAAAAGCCCATGAAGCGATTTCAAGCCAATGGTGCGATGGCCTTTTCTCGCGATTCAAAGTACATCGTTGCTGGGTGTATCGATAACTCGGTAGGAGTCTGGCCTGTTATCCATGGAAACATACTGCACAAATTTAAGGGTCATACTGGCCAAATCACAGCGGTTACCTTTTCAGACGACTCAAAATTGGTAGCATCAGCTTCTGTTGATCGAACAGTAAAGATATGGCATGTTGAGCAGGGTGTATGTATCCAAGAGATGCAGAACTATAGCAGATGGGTTTCCTCAATCACCTTTTCGCATGACTCGGCGATTCTAGCACTAGCATCGGATGACAGCACTGTAAGGATCTGGAATATTGAAGGAAATCAAGAGATTGAAGAGTCTCCTGGTCAATGGGGCCCGGTTATGTTGATTGTTCCATCGCCTGATTCGACGCTGGTCGCATCGCTACATTCTGCTGAACGAGCGGTGCGGATGTGGCATGTCGACGATGGAGAATGCATGGATGAAATCGTCAGTCATGACTGGGTGGATTCAGCTAACTTTTCGCTCGATTCAGCATTTATAGCAACACGTTCAGTAGACCAGACGGCACATATCTGGCGTACCGATTCTGGTGAATGCGTATACGAGTTCCTGAGTTGTAGTGCATGGTTAGAATCAGTATCTTTTTCGCACGACTCAACTTTAGTGGCATCAGCTTCTATTGACGGGTGCGTGGTGCAGATATTGAATGTCAAGGAGCATAAGCAGATACAAACTCTTCACGGCCATACGGGGATGATTCGCTCAATAACCTTTTCCCATGACTCAGCTCTGATGCTTACTGCCTCGGAGGATAAGACAGCACGAATCTGGCATATCGAATCCGGGTTATGTTTACAGGAGCTTCAAGGTCATACCTGTGAGATTACATTCGCTGTCTTCTCTTACGATTCAGCCCTTGCTACATCTACCTCGTCTGATAAACTGCGAATCTGGGATGTTCAATCGGGCTCATGCCTTCAAGAATTTCCTGGTCACGCCAATGATCCTAAAATAGCTGCATTTTCGCATGATTCAGCCCTTTTAGCAGTATCCTATCAGGATAATACGGTACGGATATGGCAAATCCATACAGGTAACTGCCTGTTAGAGATCGATCTCGGAGCAACGACAACTCGCTTGAGTTTTTCTACTTCTCTTTCACTTTTGGCTACCGATGTTGGTGCTATCAATCTACAGTATCTGACTCAACAATCCTCTCACAAAGATGAACATTATTCAGCGATTTGTGGATATGGTATTAGCAAAGATCGTTCTTGGATTACATGGAACGGCAAGAACACCTTGTGGCTACCTCCAGAGTATCGGCCATCATGCTCTACTGTGCTTGGGTCTACAGTGATGTTCGGTACTTACTCTGGCAGTGTTATATCATTTAGATTTCCAGATGACCCAGAGTCCTAG
- a CDS encoding uncharacterized protein (SECRETED:SignalP(1-23)~EggNog:ENOG41~TransMembrane:1 (n9-19c23/24o247-266i)) — protein sequence MGASSHVRFAFAALMAGLMTAMGDKSASLIFPATFEVDLLFPRNETYAPSWLMPVVFAIQNPSLAVPLSASIQWNMWEGNNTRSPGSIGGGGFEVAGDVTTATSTTKNPYLLSTAVNTISYPDGVWTLAWYVQYNICGSPTHSENFTTVFTVSKSGKAIDLEAATSSDICGAAEAQAFNITSSGGCGMLGPSPTTNPCAATIDSAAASSLSALARATGSICTSYSSNLTCLNPSPPPGQPSAANPRVAAASQLLTLLAALGALIYLA from the coding sequence ATGGGCGCTTCCAGCCACGTTCGCTTCGCTTTCGCTGCGCTGATGGCCGGCTTGATGACTGCAATGGGCGACAAGAGCGCTTCTCTTATCTTTCCTGCCACCTTTGAAGTGGACTTGCTATTCCCTCGCAATGAGACTTACGCTCCTAGCTGGCTGATGCCCGTCGTCTTTGCAATTCAGAATCCATCTCTGGCTGTCCCGCTATCCGCTTCAATCCAGTGGAACATGTGGGAGGGCAACAACACGAGGTCGCCAGGCTCtatcggcggtggtggtttTGAAGTGGCCGGCGATGTGACTACGGCGACATCTACAACCAAAAACCCTTATCTGCTCAGCACTGCTGTCAACACCATTTCTTACCCAGACGGCGTCTGGACGCTCGCCTGGTACGTGCAGTATAACATTTGCGGGAGCCCAACGCATAGCGAAAACTTCACTACCGTCTTCACCGTCAGCAAGTCTGGAAAGGCAATCGATCTTGAGGCGGCTACATCGTCTGATATTTGTGGCGCCGCGGAGGCACAAGCATTCAACATAACTTCTTCTGGGGGATGTGGTATGCTAGGTCCCAGCCCAACCACCAACCCATGTGCGGCAACAATCGACTCTGCAGCCGCATCCAGTCTATCCGCCTTAGCCAGGGCCACGGGCTCTATCTGTACATCTTATAGTTCCAACCTCACCTGCCTGAATCCGAGCCCGCCTCCCGGTCAACCTTCAGCAGCCAATCCTCGTGTGGCAGCGGCGTCGCAATTGCTTACACTGCTGGCTGCATTGGGTGCCCTGATCTATCTTGCATGA